A single window of Microbacterium croceum DNA harbors:
- a CDS encoding PIG-L deacetylase family protein — MTQRTPDLSELSVLAIGAHPDDIEILCGGTMALYAEAGAKVTFAIATNGEVGGGGADPAKIAAQRFDEAEASTSRLGADLIWMGFPDEMLFNDRASRVAFIDAYRQARADVVFVHSTDDYHPDHRIAGQIAIDSRIPAAVPHVRTRYPALDRIPHLFVMDTLGGISFEPEFLVDISRHQALKEELLRLHASQVEWMQRAYGDDYIAEARKQAEVRAGRTRWDFVEGFRSVPTYPVTGGAELLPGDWRAAAE, encoded by the coding sequence ATGACGCAGCGAACCCCTGACCTGTCCGAACTCTCCGTCCTCGCCATCGGGGCCCATCCGGATGACATCGAGATCCTCTGCGGCGGGACGATGGCGCTGTATGCCGAAGCGGGAGCGAAGGTGACCTTCGCGATCGCCACCAACGGCGAAGTCGGGGGAGGGGGCGCCGATCCCGCGAAGATCGCCGCGCAACGTTTCGACGAGGCCGAGGCTTCCACCTCCCGTCTGGGGGCCGACCTGATCTGGATGGGCTTCCCGGACGAGATGCTCTTCAACGACCGCGCGAGCCGAGTGGCGTTCATCGACGCGTATCGCCAGGCGCGAGCCGACGTCGTCTTCGTGCACTCCACCGACGACTACCACCCCGATCACCGCATCGCGGGCCAGATCGCGATCGACAGCCGCATCCCTGCCGCGGTGCCGCACGTGCGCACTCGGTACCCGGCACTGGACAGGATCCCGCATCTGTTCGTGATGGACACGCTCGGCGGGATCTCGTTCGAGCCCGAGTTCCTCGTCGACATCTCGCGACACCAGGCGCTCAAGGAAGAGCTCTTGAGGTTGCACGCGAGCCAGGTGGAATGGATGCAGCGCGCGTACGGTGATGACTACATCGCGGAAGCCAGGAAGCAGGCGGAAGTGCGAGCCGGGCGAACTCGCTGGGACTTCGTCGAAGGCTTCCGGAGCGTGCCCACCTATCCGGTCACGGGTGGAGCGGAATTGCTTCCCGGAGACTGGCGTGCGGCGGCGGAGTAG
- a CDS encoding carbohydrate ABC transporter permease has translation MTTDTRSLRILRRSGPHVLLVGAALLVATPLIWAVKSSFTPTGEVMSTGLFQLPTRFTLDNYVQGWQSSPFVTYFANSFLVAIAVTALTLVGSVTAGYGFARFSFPGRRVLFVLTLAAMMMPFQAIMIPLFIQVRTLGWLDSFAGLIIPGAVSAFGVFLMRQFLSGLPQALFEAARIDGAGELRIFLRIVLPLARGPLAALGALTFLASWNNFLWPLIVVGSTGMTTVPLGLSQFRGSNATDYGQVLAVSMLAAIPVILVFLALRRHIVASFASSGLK, from the coding sequence ATGACGACTGACACCCGTTCGCTCCGGATCCTGCGCCGATCCGGCCCGCATGTGCTGCTCGTCGGGGCGGCCCTGCTCGTCGCGACGCCGCTGATCTGGGCGGTGAAGTCGTCCTTCACCCCCACCGGGGAGGTGATGAGCACAGGGCTGTTCCAGCTGCCCACTCGATTCACCCTCGACAACTACGTGCAGGGATGGCAGTCGTCTCCGTTCGTGACCTACTTCGCGAACAGCTTCCTCGTCGCGATCGCTGTCACGGCTCTCACGCTGGTGGGCAGCGTGACGGCGGGCTACGGGTTCGCGCGCTTCTCGTTCCCGGGGAGACGAGTGCTGTTCGTTCTGACGCTCGCGGCGATGATGATGCCGTTCCAGGCCATCATGATCCCGCTCTTCATCCAGGTGCGCACGCTGGGGTGGCTCGACAGCTTCGCGGGGCTGATCATCCCCGGTGCGGTCAGTGCGTTCGGAGTCTTCCTGATGCGGCAATTCCTCTCGGGGCTGCCGCAGGCGCTGTTCGAAGCCGCACGCATCGACGGCGCGGGTGAACTGCGGATCTTCCTGAGGATCGTCCTGCCCCTGGCGCGGGGGCCGCTGGCGGCTCTGGGGGCGCTCACCTTCCTCGCGAGCTGGAACAACTTCCTCTGGCCGCTCATCGTGGTGGGAAGCACAGGGATGACGACGGTGCCCCTCGGACTCTCCCAGTTCCGCGGCTCCAACGCCACCGACTACGGTCAGGTGCTCGCCGTCTCGATGCTCGCGGCGATCCCGGTGATCCTGGTCTTCCTCGCGCTGCGTCGTCACATCGTCGCAAGCTTCGCCTCCAGCGGGCTCAAGTGA
- a CDS encoding carbohydrate ABC transporter permease, which translates to MDDSTSAIVTPHRRERPASLPRREARVGIAFVAPTFLWLTVFVLGPSVAAIVLSFTEWFLVGSPKFVGAANYLALFEDSAFGQALIVTFQVAAGVALPGSVLALVLALLMSNVARGRAAYQAVFYLPLVIPSVVSSIIWGAMYLGQGVINTLLGTQIKWLADPVWALVSILMLMVWTNVGYYTILVFAGLQDIPAEILEAASMDGAGPLQRLVHIIVPLLRPVLLFVLVIATTEALTLFVQPYLLTQGGPGGATQTLSLYIYQVGFSFGNVGKASAMAVVLLVIAILFAIVQFRALRSSHDD; encoded by the coding sequence ATGGATGACTCAACCTCGGCGATCGTGACACCGCATCGACGCGAACGCCCCGCCTCCCTCCCTCGCCGCGAAGCACGTGTCGGAATCGCGTTCGTGGCGCCGACCTTCCTCTGGCTCACGGTGTTCGTGCTGGGTCCGTCGGTCGCCGCGATCGTGCTCAGCTTCACCGAGTGGTTCCTCGTGGGGAGCCCGAAGTTCGTCGGCGCGGCCAACTACCTGGCTCTGTTCGAGGATTCGGCATTCGGGCAGGCGCTGATCGTGACCTTCCAGGTCGCGGCCGGCGTCGCACTCCCCGGCTCCGTGCTGGCACTGGTCCTCGCTCTGCTGATGAGCAACGTCGCTCGCGGTCGGGCCGCCTATCAGGCGGTGTTCTATCTGCCTCTGGTGATCCCGAGCGTGGTCTCGTCCATCATCTGGGGTGCCATGTACCTGGGGCAGGGCGTGATCAACACGCTGCTCGGGACGCAGATCAAATGGCTCGCCGATCCGGTGTGGGCACTCGTCTCGATCCTCATGCTCATGGTGTGGACGAACGTCGGCTACTACACCATCCTCGTGTTCGCCGGTCTTCAGGACATCCCCGCCGAGATCCTGGAAGCGGCCAGCATGGACGGTGCGGGGCCCCTGCAGCGATTGGTGCACATCATCGTGCCGTTGCTACGCCCCGTCCTCCTCTTCGTGCTGGTGATCGCGACGACGGAGGCCCTGACCTTGTTCGTCCAGCCGTACCTGCTGACTCAGGGAGGGCCCGGCGGTGCGACGCAGACGCTGTCGCTGTACATCTACCAGGTCGGATTCTCGTTCGGAAACGTCGGCAAGGCCTCGGCGATGGCCGTCGTACTGCTGGTCATCGCCATCCTCTTCGCCATCGTCCAGTTCCGCGCACTGAGGAGTTCGCATGACGACTGA
- a CDS encoding extracellular solute-binding protein yields the protein MERRLWGRRGTGITVAALAALAVTGCAGEGSPSADGSTTITYWTHVNAPAQAVERELIAQYEKDHPGVRIDYLPIEFGTMAAKLNAAIAAGGGPDLVNYFQSYAAGLIGKGYLAPVDHEAYGMTADELAAQYTEAIGAGFSADGEFIGIPHEISTYQFWVNDQHFANAGLDPAKDFPKTWADVATVGALVQDAPGGPAEGVALSLNNQVRDVLVLDAMTRQAGGMLFGPDGSESFVNSPEAVKALQTWGDLANDHGVNDPALGPTASTNAEDLFGDGTAAMVNTGGSWFIPTLEGTYPDIDWTVGQYPTFGGEEVGADLYGYGLYVPATSAHQKEAWEFARYLADASPTYFAEAGIWLGDNDVLIDEATADVPSWDVFVEGFARGNFLPPLSQYNEISQILESAIQRVVVNGDDAQSALDAAHAAIEPLLDN from the coding sequence ATGGAACGACGACTCTGGGGTCGGCGCGGAACAGGCATCACCGTCGCGGCACTTGCCGCGCTGGCTGTCACCGGGTGTGCGGGAGAGGGATCGCCGTCCGCGGACGGCTCGACGACGATCACCTACTGGACTCATGTCAACGCTCCTGCGCAGGCGGTCGAACGCGAGTTGATCGCTCAGTACGAGAAAGACCATCCGGGCGTGCGCATCGACTACCTGCCCATCGAGTTCGGGACCATGGCCGCCAAGCTCAACGCCGCGATCGCGGCAGGCGGCGGGCCCGACCTCGTCAACTACTTCCAGTCGTATGCCGCCGGCCTGATCGGCAAGGGCTACCTCGCCCCCGTCGACCACGAGGCGTACGGCATGACCGCCGACGAGCTCGCGGCCCAGTACACCGAGGCGATCGGGGCCGGATTCTCCGCCGACGGAGAGTTCATCGGCATCCCGCACGAGATCTCCACCTATCAGTTCTGGGTCAACGATCAGCACTTCGCCAACGCCGGCCTCGATCCGGCGAAGGACTTCCCGAAGACGTGGGCCGACGTCGCGACCGTGGGGGCGCTGGTCCAGGATGCGCCGGGTGGTCCGGCCGAAGGAGTGGCGCTGTCACTGAACAACCAGGTGCGTGATGTGCTCGTGCTCGACGCCATGACCAGGCAGGCGGGCGGAATGCTGTTCGGTCCCGACGGCTCGGAATCGTTCGTCAACTCGCCGGAGGCCGTCAAGGCGCTGCAGACCTGGGGAGACCTGGCGAACGATCACGGCGTCAACGACCCCGCGCTCGGGCCGACCGCCTCCACCAATGCGGAGGACCTCTTCGGTGACGGGACCGCGGCGATGGTCAACACCGGCGGCTCCTGGTTCATCCCCACGCTGGAGGGAACCTATCCGGACATCGACTGGACGGTCGGCCAGTACCCCACGTTCGGTGGGGAGGAGGTGGGCGCGGATCTGTACGGCTACGGACTCTACGTGCCGGCGACCAGTGCGCACCAGAAGGAGGCGTGGGAGTTCGCGCGTTACCTGGCCGATGCTTCTCCCACCTACTTCGCGGAGGCCGGGATCTGGCTCGGAGACAACGATGTGCTGATCGATGAGGCGACCGCCGATGTTCCGAGCTGGGACGTGTTCGTCGAAGGGTTCGCTCGCGGCAACTTCCTCCCGCCGCTGAGCCAGTACAACGAGATCAGCCAGATCCTCGAGAGCGCCATCCAGCGAGTGGTCGTCAACGGCGACGACGCGCAGAGCGCGCTCGATGCAGCGCACGCCGCGATCGAGCCTCTGCTCGACAACTGA
- a CDS encoding SDR family NAD(P)-dependent oxidoreductase has protein sequence MSAVVVTGAASGIGRGIAIGAAKRGRHVALLDIDEQALADAASAVLAAGAASALPLVCDVSDEREVDAAFEAVADRLPAISGVVANAGIEVSEPLASATVESWDRVMAVNLRGTFLTSRAAVNHWRAQGSGGSLVCVSSPSAFVGFAGGANTAYGASKGGISAFVRAAALDGAPDGVRVNAVVPGATDTDILYFGLEGEALLARRAELAQAAQRQIPLGRMARPEEIADAVLWLLSDESAYVTGSHLVCDGGLLAKSANTF, from the coding sequence GTGAGCGCGGTCGTCGTCACGGGAGCCGCATCCGGGATCGGCCGCGGCATCGCCATCGGAGCGGCGAAGCGAGGAAGACACGTCGCCCTGCTCGACATCGACGAGCAGGCGCTGGCCGACGCGGCATCCGCGGTCCTCGCTGCGGGCGCGGCATCGGCCCTTCCGCTCGTCTGCGATGTGAGCGATGAGCGTGAGGTGGACGCTGCATTCGAGGCTGTCGCCGATCGGCTGCCGGCGATCTCGGGCGTCGTGGCCAATGCGGGTATCGAGGTGAGCGAGCCCCTCGCCTCCGCGACCGTGGAGTCCTGGGATCGTGTGATGGCGGTGAACCTCCGCGGAACATTCCTCACGTCTCGGGCGGCCGTGAATCACTGGCGTGCGCAGGGATCGGGCGGATCGCTGGTGTGCGTCTCGTCGCCGTCTGCGTTCGTGGGCTTCGCCGGAGGTGCGAACACCGCCTACGGTGCGTCGAAAGGCGGCATCTCGGCATTCGTGCGCGCAGCCGCCCTGGACGGCGCCCCGGACGGAGTGCGCGTGAACGCGGTCGTGCCCGGGGCCACCGATACGGACATCCTCTACTTCGGGTTGGAGGGGGAGGCGCTGCTGGCCCGTCGTGCCGAGCTCGCGCAGGCGGCGCAGCGTCAGATCCCCCTCGGCCGGATGGCGCGACCGGAGGAGATCGCGGATGCGGTCCTCTGGCTCCTGAGCGACGAGAGCGCCTACGTCACGGGCAGCCATCTCGTGTGCGACGGAGGTCTGCTGGCCAAGAGCGCGAACACGTTCTGA
- a CDS encoding GntR family transcriptional regulator codes for MSALSSLPSVPAASRRERVAEILREAITTGDLEVGQKLTELELAAQLGTSRAPVREALRQLEQEGLVVSYPYRGTEVLGVSQEEIENVLVPIRVALERFAFDKAMSVVTDDDIAGLESIIDSMDAAASAGDLARLADDDIRFHEAIVILSGQQHCLQIWRTIQPRVRAYFRRDANYYGDSHAVAEQHRDLIRALRSGDSDHGLQAITEHIRTHFSSAAVAESDR; via the coding sequence ATGAGCGCTCTCTCCTCCCTCCCCTCCGTCCCTGCCGCGTCGCGTCGTGAGCGCGTCGCGGAGATCCTCCGCGAGGCCATCACGACCGGGGATCTGGAAGTGGGGCAGAAGTTGACCGAGCTGGAGCTGGCCGCGCAGCTGGGCACGAGTCGTGCACCGGTCCGCGAGGCTCTGCGTCAGCTCGAGCAGGAAGGCCTCGTCGTGTCCTACCCGTACCGCGGGACCGAGGTCCTCGGCGTCTCGCAGGAGGAGATCGAGAATGTGCTCGTGCCGATCCGTGTCGCGCTCGAGCGCTTCGCGTTCGACAAGGCGATGTCGGTGGTGACGGACGACGATATCGCCGGACTGGAGAGCATCATCGACAGCATGGACGCGGCTGCCTCCGCGGGTGATCTTGCTCGTCTCGCCGATGACGACATCCGGTTCCATGAGGCCATCGTCATCCTGTCCGGCCAGCAGCACTGCCTGCAGATCTGGCGCACGATTCAGCCCCGCGTCCGTGCGTACTTCCGCCGTGACGCGAACTACTACGGCGACTCGCACGCGGTGGCGGAGCAGCATCGAGACCTCATCCGTGCGCTGCGCAGCGGTGACAGCGACCACGGCCTGCAGGCGATCACGGAGCACATCCGCACGCACTTCTCCTCCGCAGCGGTAGCGGAGAGCGACCGGTGA
- a CDS encoding sugar porter family MFS transporter: protein MSPETSSPALGPAPTRRRGRAPGTAPDSVGESGRLTPAVTGFAVAAAVGGFLFGFDTAVINGAVTAIEGNLGLDAVGLGVVVAVTLLGAALGALGAGWIADRIGRPRTMLAAGIVFFIAAIGCGMAHGVFDLAAWRLVTGIAVGFATVLGPLYISEIAPAHARGRLASMQQMAIVLGIFVALLSDSGIALALGGADAELFLGLPAWRWMFIAGVIPALIYLVLALVVPESPRYLVARGRVEAARRVLIRLQRVDPAEARILTDRIEDTLHQKESGRFRDLLDRRRGLLPVVWVGIGVAALQALVGIDVIFYYSTSLWESVGFEESAAFGLSVLSSFINVAATVVAIVLIDRVGRRALLLTGSVGMFISLVIVSIGFSTARMVDGSPQLDGVWGPITLVGANLFVVAFAVSWGPVVWVLLGEMFPNRIRGVALSVCASANWFAGVALNFSFPSLRDISLPGSYALYAVMAALSFLLVFFCVRETNGRSLEEMHAGGGGREGEGR, encoded by the coding sequence ATGTCACCTGAAACGTCATCCCCGGCCCTCGGCCCCGCGCCGACCCGCCGCCGCGGCCGCGCGCCCGGAACCGCACCGGACAGCGTCGGGGAGAGCGGGCGCCTCACCCCGGCCGTGACCGGGTTCGCGGTCGCCGCGGCGGTCGGTGGCTTCCTCTTCGGATTCGACACCGCGGTGATCAACGGCGCAGTCACGGCGATCGAGGGCAATCTCGGCCTGGACGCCGTCGGCCTCGGCGTCGTGGTCGCGGTGACGCTCCTCGGTGCAGCGCTGGGCGCGCTCGGCGCGGGGTGGATCGCGGACCGCATCGGGCGTCCCCGCACGATGCTCGCCGCCGGCATCGTCTTCTTCATCGCGGCGATCGGATGCGGCATGGCCCACGGGGTGTTCGATCTCGCCGCGTGGCGACTCGTGACCGGTATCGCGGTCGGCTTCGCCACCGTGCTCGGCCCCCTCTACATCTCGGAGATCGCCCCCGCACACGCCCGTGGGCGACTGGCCTCGATGCAGCAGATGGCGATCGTGCTGGGGATCTTCGTGGCTCTCCTCTCCGACAGCGGCATCGCGTTGGCGCTGGGTGGTGCGGATGCCGAGCTGTTCCTCGGGCTCCCGGCGTGGCGCTGGATGTTCATCGCGGGCGTGATCCCCGCGCTGATCTACCTGGTGCTCGCGCTCGTCGTCCCGGAGTCCCCGAGGTACCTGGTCGCGCGCGGGCGGGTCGAGGCGGCCCGTCGGGTGCTCATCCGCCTCCAGCGGGTCGATCCGGCCGAGGCACGCATCCTCACCGATCGGATCGAGGACACGCTGCACCAGAAGGAGTCCGGTCGATTCCGCGATCTGCTGGACAGACGCCGTGGCCTCCTCCCCGTGGTCTGGGTGGGCATCGGGGTGGCTGCGTTGCAGGCGCTCGTCGGCATCGACGTGATCTTCTACTACTCCACCTCGCTCTGGGAATCGGTCGGATTCGAGGAGTCCGCCGCGTTCGGCTTGTCGGTGCTCAGCTCCTTCATCAACGTGGCCGCCACCGTGGTCGCCATCGTGCTCATCGATCGCGTCGGGCGCCGCGCGCTGCTTCTCACGGGGTCGGTGGGGATGTTCATCAGCCTCGTCATCGTGAGCATCGGGTTCTCGACGGCGCGCATGGTCGACGGGTCGCCCCAGCTGGATGGCGTGTGGGGACCGATCACCCTGGTCGGCGCGAACCTCTTCGTCGTCGCTTTCGCCGTCTCCTGGGGGCCGGTGGTGTGGGTGTTGCTGGGTGAGATGTTCCCGAACCGCATCCGCGGAGTCGCGCTGTCGGTATGCGCCTCGGCGAACTGGTTCGCGGGAGTGGCGCTGAACTTCTCCTTCCCGAGCCTGCGAGACATCTCGCTTCCCGGCAGCTACGCCCTGTATGCCGTGATGGCGGCACTGTCGTTCCTGCTCGTGTTCTTCTGCGTCCGGGAGACCAACGGCCGCTCCCTCGAGGAGATGCACGCGGGCGGGGGAGGCCGTGAGGGGGAGGGGCGATGA
- a CDS encoding N-acyl-D-amino-acid deacylase family protein produces MIDVLIRGASVIDGSGAPPFVADVGITGERIAFVGRDQGARAPQEIDAAGLLLTPGLIDPHSHSDWSILGNRDALSTVHQGVTTEIVGNCGVTYAPIAEGDEETARRALAAFGYEGEVRWHSFAELLSVVHGGGTAQNLAWFVGHTGLRRAAERERGDLVSTMERHLQEALEAGALGFSSGLEYGAGRNAETAELEALARVAGRHGAMYASHIRNRDAALSQAVEEFFRVVHAGGLRAQLSHLNVRHRTGAAEGAWAEAVARLERERRSGIDVLADMTPYPDGIGLAAGLLPEWLLSDGEQAAADALRRPEVRERVRADSDRYWRFVHSGQWDRVRLAVSPATPEWEGLTFPEIAAANGTDEWDAYFDVIAASGADLGAVQFMGALFAPDHVAEAVGHDLFLLGVDGFTSRRDGILGARTPHPLFFHGYQHFLGHHALRTGTLTLENAVHKMTAAVAAHFGLRDRGRVVEGAFADLVLWDQRLLRETDTFVMPERYATAARHVWVNGTPVVTNGARTMHRPGNRLERVDVT; encoded by the coding sequence GTGATCGACGTGCTCATCCGCGGCGCGAGCGTGATCGACGGTTCCGGCGCCCCTCCGTTCGTGGCGGACGTCGGGATCACCGGTGAGCGCATCGCGTTCGTCGGTCGTGACCAGGGAGCAAGAGCCCCCCAGGAGATCGATGCCGCGGGACTCCTGCTCACCCCCGGCCTCATCGATCCCCACAGCCACAGCGACTGGTCGATCCTCGGGAACCGCGACGCACTCAGCACCGTGCATCAAGGAGTCACCACCGAGATCGTCGGCAACTGCGGCGTCACGTATGCGCCGATCGCGGAGGGCGACGAGGAGACCGCTCGTCGTGCGCTGGCCGCGTTCGGGTACGAGGGCGAGGTGCGGTGGCATTCCTTCGCCGAGTTGCTGAGCGTCGTGCACGGCGGAGGCACCGCGCAGAACCTGGCGTGGTTCGTCGGGCACACCGGACTGCGCCGGGCCGCCGAGCGAGAAAGGGGCGACCTCGTCAGCACGATGGAGCGGCACCTGCAGGAGGCGTTGGAGGCGGGGGCGCTCGGCTTCAGCTCCGGGCTCGAGTACGGCGCCGGGCGGAACGCGGAGACCGCGGAGCTGGAGGCCCTCGCGCGCGTGGCGGGCCGACACGGCGCGATGTACGCCAGCCACATCCGCAACCGCGACGCCGCGCTGTCCCAAGCCGTCGAGGAGTTCTTCCGCGTCGTGCACGCCGGAGGGCTGCGTGCACAGCTCTCGCATCTGAACGTCCGGCACCGCACGGGAGCCGCGGAAGGAGCCTGGGCGGAAGCGGTGGCGCGGCTGGAGCGCGAGCGTCGTTCCGGTATCGACGTGCTGGCGGACATGACGCCCTATCCGGACGGCATCGGGCTCGCCGCAGGCCTGCTGCCCGAGTGGCTGCTCTCCGACGGGGAGCAGGCGGCTGCCGATGCCCTCCGGCGTCCGGAGGTGCGCGAGCGCGTCCGCGCGGACTCCGATCGCTACTGGCGATTCGTGCACAGCGGGCAGTGGGATCGGGTCCGTCTGGCCGTGAGCCCCGCCACGCCCGAATGGGAGGGCCTCACATTCCCGGAGATCGCCGCCGCCAACGGGACGGACGAGTGGGACGCCTACTTCGACGTCATCGCGGCGTCCGGCGCCGATCTGGGAGCGGTGCAGTTCATGGGAGCGCTGTTCGCGCCGGATCATGTCGCCGAGGCGGTCGGCCACGACCTGTTCCTGCTCGGCGTCGACGGCTTCACCTCCCGCCGCGACGGCATTCTCGGCGCGCGGACGCCGCATCCGTTGTTCTTCCACGGATACCAGCACTTCCTGGGGCACCACGCGCTGCGGACGGGCACCCTGACGCTCGAGAACGCCGTGCACAAGATGACGGCGGCGGTCGCGGCGCACTTCGGCCTCCGCGACAGGGGGCGCGTCGTGGAGGGGGCGTTCGCCGACCTGGTGCTCTGGGACCAGCGGCTGCTGCGCGAGACGGACACCTTCGTCATGCCGGAGCGCTACGCCACCGCGGCCCGGCATGTCTGGGTGAACGGCACGCCGGTCGTCACGAACGGAGCCCGCACCATGCACCGACCTGGAAACCGATTGGAACGAGTAGATGTCACCTGA
- a CDS encoding amino acid ABC transporter ATP-binding protein, with translation MITVTDLRLSFGSTEVLHGITCDVAEGEVVCIIGASGSGKSTLLRCMNGLETPSRGSVEVNGHLLTSKERRADLAAVRRDVGMVFQQFNLFPHLTARENVTLAPRKVLGLSAQEADERAGRLLAKVGLAAKADAFPGNLSGGQAQRVAIARALAMQPSVMLFDEPTSALDPEIVGEVLAVMKELAAEGMTMVVVTHEIGFAREVADRVIYMDDGRIVESGAPQELLSHAKTERARAFLGKVL, from the coding sequence ATGATCACTGTCACCGACCTGCGACTCAGCTTCGGCTCCACCGAAGTCCTGCACGGGATCACCTGCGATGTCGCGGAGGGCGAGGTGGTCTGCATCATCGGGGCATCCGGCTCGGGCAAGAGCACCCTCCTGCGCTGCATGAACGGCCTCGAGACCCCCAGCCGCGGCAGCGTCGAGGTGAACGGACACCTGCTCACCTCGAAGGAGCGCCGAGCGGATCTCGCCGCCGTTCGCCGCGATGTCGGCATGGTGTTCCAGCAGTTCAACCTGTTCCCTCACCTCACGGCGCGGGAGAACGTCACGCTGGCTCCGCGGAAGGTGCTCGGGCTGAGCGCCCAGGAGGCCGACGAACGTGCGGGCAGGCTCCTGGCCAAGGTCGGGCTCGCCGCGAAGGCCGACGCGTTCCCCGGCAACCTGTCCGGGGGCCAGGCGCAGCGCGTCGCGATCGCGCGGGCGCTCGCCATGCAGCCGAGTGTGATGCTCTTCGATGAGCCGACTTCGGCACTGGACCCCGAGATCGTCGGCGAGGTCCTCGCAGTGATGAAGGAGCTCGCGGCCGAGGGGATGACGATGGTGGTCGTCACACACGAGATCGGTTTCGCGCGCGAGGTCGCCGACCGCGTGATCTACATGGACGACGGGCGCATCGTCGAGAGCGGCGCACCGCAGGAGCTGCTCTCCCACGCGAAGACGGAGCGTGCCCGCGCGTTCCTCGGCAAGGTGCTCTGA
- a CDS encoding amino acid ABC transporter permease — MFTSFDLPDLLLILQGAFVTLQICLLSVILGGVVGIVSGILAASPSAPLRWISAIWVGAIRGVPVLLIIFFVYFALPLMSPGTNVPDYWAAVLALTIFASAYISEIVRGSIQAIPRGQFEAAQALGLSWPQQLRHVVMPQAARIMVPPGIGFLVVLIKDSSLVAVIGLIELTRAGNIVASQTGQPILAYLVVGAVYFVICFALSAAGRRYERRLTIHARAPRVEDALTPSRGDSK, encoded by the coding sequence ATGTTCACATCCTTCGATCTCCCCGACCTGCTGCTCATCCTGCAGGGCGCTTTCGTGACGCTGCAGATCTGCTTGCTGTCCGTGATCCTCGGCGGCGTGGTGGGCATCGTCTCCGGCATCCTCGCCGCAAGTCCGTCCGCTCCGCTGCGCTGGATCAGCGCGATCTGGGTGGGCGCGATCCGGGGCGTCCCGGTGCTGCTCATCATCTTCTTCGTCTACTTCGCGCTGCCGCTGATGTCGCCGGGAACCAATGTCCCGGACTACTGGGCCGCCGTTCTCGCCCTCACGATCTTCGCCTCGGCCTACATCAGCGAGATCGTCCGGGGGAGCATCCAGGCGATTCCCCGCGGCCAGTTCGAAGCGGCACAGGCGCTGGGGCTGTCGTGGCCGCAGCAGCTGCGCCACGTGGTCATGCCGCAGGCCGCGCGCATCATGGTGCCGCCTGGCATCGGGTTCCTCGTGGTGCTGATCAAGGACAGCTCGCTCGTCGCGGTGATCGGACTCATCGAGCTCACCCGAGCGGGCAACATCGTCGCTTCGCAGACCGGACAGCCGATCCTCGCCTACCTGGTGGTCGGTGCGGTCTACTTCGTCATCTGCTTCGCCCTCTCCGCCGCCGGTCGGCGGTACGAGAGGCGACTGACCATTCACGCGCGGGCACCCCGAGTGGAAGACGCGCTCACCCCCTCACGAGGAGACTCGAAATGA
- a CDS encoding amino acid ABC transporter permease, whose translation MQLFFGDLIPYAPELLAGLGVSVLITVAAVLIGSPLGVGVYLLRASGNPVARAVGSTYVEVIRNTPLLLQLYLIYFALPSVGVNFDPITAGIIALSVNNSAYLAEIYRAGFEAIPKGQIEAADALGLSRRTTFFHVRLVPAMRNVLPSLTNQVILLFLASSIASIVAVPELMHVMMGITTSTFRTIETFVVGGLLYFIVAFLIAGASRLVETRGIRWKVA comes from the coding sequence ATGCAACTCTTCTTCGGGGACCTGATCCCCTACGCTCCCGAGCTGCTCGCCGGTCTCGGCGTGAGCGTGCTCATCACCGTCGCCGCCGTGCTCATCGGCTCACCGCTCGGCGTCGGCGTCTACCTGTTGCGCGCGTCGGGCAATCCCGTCGCGCGAGCCGTCGGCAGCACCTATGTCGAGGTCATCCGCAACACGCCGCTGCTGCTCCAGCTCTACCTCATCTACTTCGCGCTGCCCTCCGTGGGGGTCAACTTCGATCCCATCACGGCGGGGATCATCGCGTTGAGCGTGAACAACTCCGCCTATCTCGCGGAGATCTACCGGGCCGGGTTCGAGGCGATCCCGAAGGGACAGATCGAGGCCGCGGACGCACTCGGGCTGTCACGGCGCACCACGTTCTTCCACGTGCGGCTGGTGCCGGCGATGCGCAACGTCCTGCCGTCGCTGACGAACCAGGTGATCCTGCTCTTCCTCGCGTCCTCGATCGCCTCGATCGTCGCCGTGCCCGAGTTGATGCACGTGATGATGGGCATCACGACGAGCACCTTCCGCACCATCGAGACGTTCGTCGTCGGCGGACTCCTGTACTTCATCGTCGCGTTCCTCATCGCGGGAGCATCCCGTCTCGTCGAGACGCGCGGCATCCGCTGGAAGGTGGCCTGA